From a single Aquarana catesbeiana isolate 2022-GZ linkage group LG09, ASM4218655v1, whole genome shotgun sequence genomic region:
- the MRPS12 gene encoding small ribosomal subunit protein uS12m isoform X2, protein MVFAGIRSLVSAPWTWASRSMATLNQMHRAGRPKRPPPKVGPLGGCPQLKGVVLKTMIRKPKKPNSANRKCARVRLSSGKEVVVFIPGEGHNLQEHSIVLVEGGRTQDLPGVKLKVVRGKYDCAHVKKK, encoded by the exons ATGGTCTTTGCTGGAATTCGGAGCCTGGTCTCTGCACCTTGGACATGGG CGTCCCGAAGCATGGCCACCCTAAATCAGATGCATCGAGCTGGCAGACCCAAGCGTCCTCCTCCCAAAGTAGGACCTTTAGGTGGCTGTCCTCAGTTGAAGGGTGTTGTCCTGAAGACCATGATCCGCAAACCCAAGAAACCCAACTCCGCAAACCGCAAGTGTGCCCGTGTGCGGCTTAGCAGTGGCAAAGAAGTGGTGGTTTTTATTCCAGGCGAAGGACATAATCTGCAGGAACACAGCATTGTCCTGGTGGAAGGTGGCCGTACGCAGGACCTTCCCGGGGTGAAACTTAAAGTGGTGCGGGGAAAATATGACTGTGCCCATGTGAAGAAAAAGTAG
- the MRPS12 gene encoding small ribosomal subunit protein uS12m isoform X1, translating to MVFAGIRSLVSAPWTWGSSFFRTVVPNYCALPLTASRSMATLNQMHRAGRPKRPPPKVGPLGGCPQLKGVVLKTMIRKPKKPNSANRKCARVRLSSGKEVVVFIPGEGHNLQEHSIVLVEGGRTQDLPGVKLKVVRGKYDCAHVKKK from the exons ATGGTCTTTGCTGGAATTCGGAGCCTGGTCTCTGCACCTTGGACATGGG GATCCTCCTTCTTTCGGACAGTTGTACCAAATTACTGCGCTCTTCCACTTACAGCGTCCCGAAGCATGGCCACCCTAAATCAGATGCATCGAGCTGGCAGACCCAAGCGTCCTCCTCCCAAAGTAGGACCTTTAGGTGGCTGTCCTCAGTTGAAGGGTGTTGTCCTGAAGACCATGATCCGCAAACCCAAGAAACCCAACTCCGCAAACCGCAAGTGTGCCCGTGTGCGGCTTAGCAGTGGCAAAGAAGTGGTGGTTTTTATTCCAGGCGAAGGACATAATCTGCAGGAACACAGCATTGTCCTGGTGGAAGGTGGCCGTACGCAGGACCTTCCCGGGGTGAAACTTAAAGTGGTGCGGGGAAAATATGACTGTGCCCATGTGAAGAAAAAGTAG